The proteins below are encoded in one region of Armatimonadota bacterium:
- a CDS encoding ABC transporter permease produces the protein MSTVWLQGKGFDRWVSVLGAVLAWEVVSRAGILPPAFFPPPSRVLLALVRELGTGEIPKHTLTTLAAYARGLALALAIGVPWGVLLGRVRIMRRASAVLIEMLRPIPSVAIIPVAILLLGIGEEMRFAVACYAAVWPVLFNTMYGVYNADPVLVDSARVFGFARWEVLWRVVVPSALPFITTGIRVSSAVALIVTVTAEMVAGTGGLGFYVKATELGSRVPEMYGGILLLGILGYLLNHLLRALEGRTLGWYRGAMGRAEEAGG, from the coding sequence ATGAGCACCGTGTGGCTCCAGGGGAAGGGATTTGACCGGTGGGTCTCGGTCCTGGGAGCGGTGCTGGCGTGGGAGGTGGTCTCCAGGGCCGGAATTCTGCCCCCGGCCTTCTTCCCCCCTCCCAGCCGGGTCCTCCTGGCCCTGGTACGGGAACTGGGAACGGGTGAGATCCCCAAACACACCCTGACCACCCTCGCGGCCTATGCACGGGGTCTCGCCCTGGCCCTGGCCATCGGGGTGCCGTGGGGCGTCCTGCTGGGCCGGGTCCGGATCATGCGGCGGGCCAGCGCGGTGCTGATCGAGATGCTGCGGCCCATCCCCTCTGTGGCCATCATTCCCGTGGCCATCCTGCTGCTGGGGATCGGGGAGGAGATGCGGTTCGCGGTGGCTTGCTATGCGGCGGTGTGGCCCGTGCTGTTCAACACCATGTACGGGGTCTACAACGCAGATCCCGTACTCGTGGACAGCGCCCGGGTCTTTGGGTTCGCGCGGTGGGAGGTCCTCTGGCGGGTCGTGGTTCCGTCCGCCCTTCCGTTCATCACCACGGGCATTCGGGTGAGCTCCGCGGTGGCCCTCATCGTGACCGTAACCGCGGAGATGGTGGCGGGCACCGGAGGGCTCGGCTTCTACGTGAAGGCTACAGAGCTAGGGAGCCGTGTCCCAGAGATGTACGGGGGGATTTTGCTTCTGGGAATCCTGGGATACCTGCTGAACCACCTCCTGCGAGCCTTGGAGGGCCGGACCCTGGGGTGGTACCGGGGAGCCATGGGACGGGCGGAGGAGGCAGGAGGGTGA
- a CDS encoding CoA ester lyase: MDLKRSWLFVPGNRQRMIDKAFGLAADALMLDLEDGVPPAAKEEARERIAEALERPRTEGGPMRFVRVNGIRHPDLERDLWCAVRPGADGLVLPKVESPEQVQEMDERVGRVEAERGMAVGGLRFLVAIESPLGLLEAYRIARSSERVVGLLFGAEDYSRELGLPVVREKEARELLYARSAFATAAAAAHVQAVDGVWPDLNDIAGLWQDCWMARRLGFTGKSIIHPSQIEPVNHVFTPSASDLEFARRVVEAFEQAEAAGVGSITLGGQLIDRPIVERARATLRLAESLGVISR; the protein is encoded by the coding sequence ATGGATCTGAAACGTTCGTGGCTGTTCGTCCCGGGGAACCGACAGCGGATGATCGACAAGGCCTTCGGGCTGGCCGCGGACGCCCTCATGCTGGACCTGGAGGATGGGGTCCCCCCGGCCGCCAAGGAGGAGGCGCGGGAACGCATCGCGGAGGCTCTGGAGCGACCCCGGACGGAGGGAGGCCCCATGCGCTTCGTCCGGGTGAACGGCATCCGGCACCCCGACCTGGAACGGGATCTCTGGTGCGCGGTGCGCCCAGGGGCGGATGGGTTGGTGCTTCCGAAGGTGGAAAGCCCGGAGCAGGTCCAGGAGATGGACGAGCGCGTGGGTCGGGTGGAGGCAGAACGGGGGATGGCGGTGGGGGGTCTCCGCTTCCTGGTGGCCATCGAGAGTCCCCTGGGGTTGCTGGAGGCCTACCGCATCGCCCGGTCGAGTGAGCGGGTGGTGGGGTTGCTCTTCGGGGCCGAGGACTACTCCCGCGAGCTGGGTCTCCCCGTGGTGCGAGAGAAGGAAGCCCGGGAATTGCTGTACGCCCGGTCCGCGTTCGCCACCGCAGCCGCCGCCGCGCACGTGCAGGCGGTGGACGGGGTCTGGCCCGATCTGAACGACATCGCGGGCCTGTGGCAGGACTGCTGGATGGCCCGGAGGCTCGGGTTCACGGGGAAGTCCATCATCCACCCCTCCCAGATCGAGCCCGTGAACCACGTGTTCACCCCTTCCGCCAGCGACCTGGAGTTCGCCCGGCGGGTGGTGGAGGCCTTCGAGCAGGCGGAGGCCGCAGGGGTGGGCTCCATCACCCTGGGAGGACAGCTCATCGATCGCCCCATCGTGGAGCGGGCTCGGGCCACCCTACGCCTCGCAGAGAGTCTGGGGGTGATCTCAAGATGA
- a CDS encoding CoA-transferase, producing MSKSQRYSPSEMMVVAASRLLRDGEIVLVGLGLPQLACLLAKATHAPGLRMVLEIGVLEPEPVDPAIGIADPRLWYRATCHTSFTETLGVLLQGGRIDVGFLGGAQVDRFGNINSTHVCQNGRPVRRFRGSGGACDIAALAGRVIIITPHERRRFPERVDYRTSPGFLEGGRSREAAGLRGGPVHVITDLAVLGFDAETREMRLISVHPGVDPEAVQEATGFPLVWAGEIQTTPPPSREELEILRTRIDPHGWYLR from the coding sequence ATGAGCAAAAGCCAGAGGTACAGCCCGAGCGAGATGATGGTGGTGGCCGCCTCCCGGTTGCTCCGGGACGGGGAGATCGTGTTGGTGGGACTGGGGCTTCCGCAGCTGGCGTGTCTGCTGGCGAAGGCCACGCACGCCCCGGGACTCCGAATGGTCCTCGAGATCGGAGTCCTCGAGCCCGAGCCAGTAGATCCCGCCATCGGGATCGCGGATCCACGCCTCTGGTACCGCGCCACCTGCCACACGAGCTTCACGGAGACCCTCGGGGTCCTGCTTCAAGGCGGCCGGATCGACGTGGGGTTCTTGGGCGGGGCCCAGGTGGACCGGTTCGGCAACATCAACTCCACGCACGTGTGCCAGAACGGACGGCCCGTCCGCAGATTTCGGGGCAGCGGAGGCGCATGCGACATCGCGGCCCTGGCGGGACGGGTGATCATCATCACGCCCCACGAGCGGCGCAGGTTCCCGGAACGGGTGGATTACCGTACAAGCCCGGGCTTCCTCGAGGGAGGGCGCAGCCGGGAGGCTGCAGGCCTGCGCGGGGGGCCGGTGCACGTGATCACGGATCTGGCCGTGCTGGGGTTTGATGCGGAAACCCGGGAGATGCGGCTGATAAGCGTGCACCCGGGCGTGGACCCCGAGGCGGTGCAGGAGGCCACAGGCTTCCCGTTGGTCTGGGCCGGGGAGATCCAGACCACCCCACCCCCCTCTCGGGAGGAGCTGGAGATCCTGCGGACCCGCATCGATCCGCATGGCTGGTACCTGAGGTGA
- a CDS encoding LLM class flavin-dependent oxidoreductase, giving the protein MKYDIELNSAAHYPADQVVGLAVLAEEAGFGALWKGESNSTDPLVLLSAVASRTQRLLLGTAIYHIHGRSPVTLGIQAATLQDLSGGRFLLGLGVGNENIAGWHGSTLTKPLERIREYIEIVRRVARGERVEHQGHFYSTGQRFRLAWRPRYGPPPVYVAALGPRMAHLAGAVGDGVLINMALPQKIREIAANVRRGAEDAGKDPNSVEIIAKVRVSVHPDERKARSRLRQVLTFYNLAEYYRDMLREMGFRAEVDRVHEAFREGGFKAAQEAITDEYMDRLPVIPAASVEEVRARLEPFAEAGVTRLIIPYVPAEDPPAEDAARFLRAWSAVRV; this is encoded by the coding sequence ATGAAGTACGACATCGAGCTGAATTCTGCCGCGCACTATCCTGCAGATCAGGTGGTCGGTCTCGCGGTGCTGGCGGAGGAGGCAGGTTTCGGAGCACTCTGGAAAGGGGAGTCCAACAGCACGGACCCCCTCGTGCTCCTGTCCGCGGTGGCCAGCAGGACCCAGCGCCTCCTCCTGGGGACCGCCATCTACCACATCCACGGGCGCAGCCCCGTGACCCTGGGGATCCAGGCAGCCACCCTCCAGGATCTCAGCGGGGGGCGGTTCCTCCTGGGTCTCGGCGTGGGGAACGAGAACATCGCGGGCTGGCATGGGAGCACCCTGACCAAGCCCCTGGAGCGGATCCGGGAGTACATCGAGATCGTGCGCCGGGTGGCCCGGGGCGAGCGGGTGGAGCACCAGGGCCATTTCTACTCCACCGGTCAGCGGTTCCGGCTCGCGTGGCGGCCCCGGTACGGACCCCCTCCCGTGTACGTGGCCGCCCTGGGACCTCGCATGGCCCACCTGGCGGGGGCCGTGGGGGACGGGGTGCTCATCAACATGGCCCTCCCTCAGAAGATCCGGGAGATCGCGGCCAACGTGCGTCGGGGGGCAGAGGACGCGGGAAAGGACCCCAACTCCGTGGAGATCATCGCCAAGGTTCGCGTTTCCGTGCACCCGGACGAACGAAAGGCCAGGAGCCGGCTCCGGCAGGTCCTGACCTTCTACAACCTCGCGGAGTACTACCGCGACATGCTGCGGGAGATGGGCTTCCGCGCGGAGGTGGACCGGGTGCACGAGGCCTTCCGGGAAGGGGGGTTCAAGGCCGCCCAGGAGGCCATCACGGACGAGTACATGGACCGGCTGCCGGTCATCCCGGCCGCCTCCGTGGAGGAGGTCCGGGCGCGGCTTGAGCCCTTTGCGGAGGCCGGGGTCACCCGGCTGATCATCCCGTACGTGCCCGCAGAAGATCCTCCCGCGGAGGACGCGGCCCGGTTCCTCCGGGCATGGAGCGCGGTGAGAGTGTAG
- a CDS encoding CaiB/BaiF CoA-transferase family protein, translating to MPGVLAGKRVVALEVAVAGPFCTSLLGDMGAEVIKIERPGGDLIRSWDSVVRGLSSGYVWVNRNKRSVVLDLKRPRAREVARRLVERADVFVENHAPGVAESLGLGYGNVRSWNPRLVYCSISGYGREGPYREMKAYDLLVQAEAGMMAVTGYPEAPAKVGVPVADLAAGLYGALGIVLALLERERTGEGQFVEVSMFEAMLAWLGYFPYHVWYGGEEPGRAGMRHHYIVPYGPFQAADGKWICFAVASDRDWRRFCEQVIERPELVDHPDFHTVEKRRQNREVLEPLLEQILRTRGQEEWARRLQAAGLPWGVMRSIGEVLEHPQVLARGLIQELDSPVGKVKTIASPLRLERNRAQYTRVPDLGEDTVPVLRELGFSPEEIRDLQAEGVIGTGPDPEESP from the coding sequence ATGCCGGGCGTCCTGGCAGGGAAGCGGGTGGTGGCCCTGGAGGTGGCGGTGGCGGGGCCGTTCTGCACGAGCCTCCTCGGGGACATGGGGGCGGAGGTCATCAAGATCGAGAGGCCGGGGGGAGATCTCATCCGATCGTGGGACAGCGTGGTGCGGGGGCTGAGCTCTGGATACGTGTGGGTGAACCGGAACAAGCGGAGCGTGGTGCTGGATCTCAAGCGCCCGCGGGCTCGGGAGGTGGCCCGGCGGCTGGTGGAGCGTGCGGACGTGTTCGTGGAGAACCACGCGCCGGGCGTGGCGGAGAGCTTGGGGCTAGGCTATGGGAACGTCCGATCTTGGAACCCCCGGCTCGTTTACTGCTCCATCTCCGGATACGGGCGGGAGGGGCCGTACCGGGAGATGAAGGCCTACGATCTGCTGGTGCAGGCAGAGGCGGGCATGATGGCCGTCACGGGGTACCCGGAGGCACCGGCCAAGGTGGGCGTACCGGTGGCGGACCTCGCCGCGGGGCTGTACGGGGCCCTAGGGATCGTCCTGGCCCTGCTGGAGCGGGAGCGGACCGGGGAGGGGCAGTTCGTGGAGGTGTCCATGTTCGAGGCGATGCTGGCGTGGCTGGGGTACTTCCCCTACCACGTCTGGTACGGCGGAGAGGAGCCCGGGCGCGCGGGCATGCGGCACCACTACATCGTGCCCTACGGGCCGTTCCAGGCGGCGGACGGGAAGTGGATCTGCTTCGCGGTGGCCAGCGACCGGGATTGGAGGCGGTTCTGCGAGCAGGTCATCGAGCGGCCGGAGCTCGTGGACCACCCCGATTTCCACACCGTGGAGAAGCGCCGGCAGAACCGGGAGGTGCTGGAGCCGCTCCTGGAGCAGATCCTGAGGACCCGCGGCCAGGAGGAGTGGGCGCGGCGGCTGCAGGCAGCGGGCCTGCCGTGGGGGGTTATGCGGAGCATCGGGGAGGTGCTGGAACACCCCCAGGTGCTGGCCCGAGGACTGATCCAGGAGCTGGACTCCCCGGTGGGGAAGGTGAAGACCATCGCGAGCCCCCTGCGGCTAGAGCGGAACCGGGCACAGTACACCCGGGTTCCGGACCTGGGAGAGGATACGGTCCCCGTGCTGCGGGAGCTGGGGTTTTCCCCGGAGGAGATCCGGGACCTCCAGGCGGAGGGCGTGATCGGGACGGGGCCGGACCCGGAGGAAAGCCCGTAG
- a CDS encoding acyl-CoA dehydrogenase family protein, producing the protein MERGSPESLALLRESIRELCKRFPDEYWRELDRRRAYPEEFIRVLTEQGYLSILIPEEYGGAGLGITEASVILEEINRSGGNASACHAQMYTMAPILRYGSEEQKRRYLPRIASGELRLQAFAVTEPDAGSDTTRITTFARRVGDRYVIRGQKIFISRVLQSDLMLLLARTTRYEEVAQKTEGMSLFLIDLRESRDRIRITPIETMLNHPTYQLYFDDLEVPEDALVGEEGKGFRYIVDGWNAERILVAAEAIGDARWFIQRAVEYAKRRVVFGRPIGANQGIQFPIAQAFAHTEAADLMRFEAARRFDRGESCGAQANMAKLLATEAAWEAANVCMNVHGGYGFAVEYDVERKFRETRLLMTAPVSPNLILAYLGHRVLGLPRSY; encoded by the coding sequence ATGGAACGAGGCTCTCCGGAGTCCCTGGCCCTGTTGCGGGAGTCCATCCGGGAGCTGTGCAAGCGGTTCCCGGACGAGTACTGGAGGGAGCTGGATCGACGGCGTGCCTACCCGGAGGAGTTCATCCGGGTCCTCACGGAGCAGGGGTATCTCTCCATCCTCATTCCGGAGGAGTACGGAGGGGCGGGGCTGGGGATCACGGAGGCCAGCGTGATCCTGGAGGAGATCAACCGCTCCGGGGGAAACGCGAGCGCGTGCCACGCGCAGATGTACACCATGGCGCCCATCCTCCGCTACGGCAGCGAGGAACAGAAACGCCGGTACCTGCCGAGGATCGCCAGCGGGGAACTCCGACTCCAGGCCTTTGCCGTCACGGAGCCCGATGCGGGCTCGGACACCACCCGGATCACCACCTTCGCCCGCCGGGTGGGAGACCGCTACGTGATCCGCGGCCAGAAGATCTTCATCTCCCGGGTCCTGCAGTCCGACCTCATGCTCCTGCTGGCCCGCACCACCCGCTACGAGGAAGTGGCTCAGAAAACCGAGGGGATGTCCCTGTTCCTCATTGACCTGCGGGAAAGCCGGGACCGGATCCGGATCACCCCCATCGAGACCATGCTCAACCATCCCACTTACCAGCTGTACTTCGATGACCTGGAGGTCCCGGAGGACGCCCTGGTGGGGGAGGAAGGGAAGGGGTTTCGATACATCGTGGACGGGTGGAATGCGGAGCGGATTCTGGTGGCGGCGGAGGCCATCGGGGACGCCCGGTGGTTCATCCAGCGGGCCGTGGAATACGCGAAGAGGCGCGTGGTGTTCGGCCGTCCCATCGGCGCGAACCAGGGGATTCAGTTCCCCATTGCCCAGGCCTTCGCCCACACGGAGGCCGCGGATCTCATGCGGTTCGAGGCCGCCCGTCGGTTCGACCGGGGAGAGAGCTGCGGCGCCCAGGCGAACATGGCGAAGCTGTTGGCCACGGAGGCCGCGTGGGAGGCGGCCAACGTCTGCATGAACGTCCACGGAGGGTACGGCTTCGCGGTGGAGTACGACGTGGAGCGGAAGTTCCGGGAGACCCGTTTGCTCATGACGGCACCGGTGAGTCCGAACCTCATCCTCGCGTACCTGGGCCATCGGGTGCTGGGCCTGCCGAGATCCTACTGA
- a CDS encoding MaoC family dehydratase, giving the protein MPVKPGWEGRFFEDFEVGDVYRSRLGRTITEADNIWFTLLTNNTNQIHFNVEYAKRTEFGKPLVNSALTLAIVAGLGVQDTSENGFALGWDEIKLPKPVFVGDTLYSESEVVEKRESRSRPQFGIVKFRTRGINQRGEVVIEYTRSVMVWKREYAPRRDLFPTPREE; this is encoded by the coding sequence ATGCCGGTGAAGCCGGGTTGGGAAGGCCGGTTCTTCGAGGACTTCGAGGTGGGAGATGTGTACAGGAGCCGGCTGGGCCGGACCATCACGGAGGCGGACAACATCTGGTTCACCCTCCTGACCAACAACACCAACCAGATCCACTTCAATGTGGAATACGCGAAGCGGACGGAGTTCGGGAAGCCCCTGGTGAACAGCGCCCTGACCCTGGCCATCGTGGCGGGGTTGGGGGTCCAGGACACGAGCGAGAACGGGTTCGCCTTAGGCTGGGACGAGATCAAGCTTCCAAAGCCGGTCTTCGTGGGGGACACCCTGTACTCGGAGTCGGAGGTGGTCGAAAAACGGGAAAGCCGATCCCGGCCTCAATTCGGGATCGTGAAGTTCCGGACCAGGGGGATTAACCAGCGGGGGGAGGTGGTGATCGAGTACACGCGGAGCGTCATGGTCTGGAAACGGGAGTACGCGCCACGGCGGGACCTGTTCCCCACCCCGCGGGAGGAGTGA
- a CDS encoding CoA-transferase yields the protein MNPDKVRSLQEVVASVPEGAHVALGGFAVSGCPIAFVHEMIRQRRGRLTLSQAVGGMDTDLLVGAGLVDTLIFGGGSLDRAGLLNRVNEAILRGRVRVLEQSSLAITLRYHAGALGIPYIPTRTLLGSEMLEPLVEAGEAEVAEDPFEGQRIVRLRALRPDVAVLHVQMADRQGNCRILGPTWDNLEKARAARRTIVLTEELVDEEAFRRSPEGTVLSGLYVDAVVPLRFSAYPTACYRKYDYDFDHLRRYATLAQTEEGFAQYLEEYVLGTSDHEGYLHRVGEERLRDLVADPERGY from the coding sequence ATGAATCCGGACAAGGTGCGAAGCTTGCAGGAGGTGGTGGCGTCCGTCCCGGAGGGGGCACATGTGGCCCTGGGAGGATTTGCCGTCTCGGGCTGCCCCATCGCCTTCGTGCACGAGATGATCCGGCAGCGGCGGGGAAGGCTGACCCTCAGTCAGGCGGTGGGGGGAATGGATACGGACCTCCTGGTGGGCGCGGGGCTGGTGGACACCCTGATCTTTGGAGGCGGATCCCTAGATCGGGCGGGCCTGCTGAACCGGGTGAACGAGGCGATCCTGAGGGGCAGGGTCCGGGTCCTGGAGCAAAGCAGCTTGGCCATCACCCTCCGCTACCATGCGGGGGCCCTCGGCATTCCTTACATTCCCACCCGTACGCTCCTGGGATCCGAGATGCTGGAACCTCTCGTGGAGGCGGGGGAGGCGGAGGTGGCGGAGGATCCCTTTGAAGGCCAGAGGATCGTCCGGCTCCGAGCCCTGCGGCCGGATGTGGCGGTGCTGCACGTCCAGATGGCAGATCGTCAGGGAAATTGCCGGATCCTGGGGCCCACGTGGGACAACCTGGAGAAGGCCCGGGCCGCCCGCCGCACCATCGTGCTCACGGAGGAGCTGGTGGACGAGGAGGCGTTCCGGAGATCCCCGGAGGGGACGGTCCTGAGCGGCCTCTACGTGGACGCGGTGGTCCCCCTCCGTTTCTCCGCTTACCCCACCGCCTGCTACCGGAAGTACGATTACGACTTCGACCATCTGCGGCGCTACGCCACGCTCGCACAAACCGAGGAGGGGTTCGCCCAATACCTGGAGGAGTACGTCCTGGGAACCTCCGACCACGAGGGATACCTGCACCGCGTGGGGGAGGAACGCCTGCGGGATCTGGTGGCGGATCCGGAAAGGGGGTATTGA
- a CDS encoding DUF6282 family protein has translation MCDLYDQQAAEQIMVGRTLTLKRVRELNAKDYFYQMLKDRPEIRRIYPGIENELLVGAIDTHIHAYPDFVYRSQDMIQVAIDAAKARMRAVVFKDHYNISCNAAYVVQRYIDDLVARGELEHRVEVYGGMGTCHGMNPEYVRIALQYPNCKMIWFPTFTSYGYWRSAGRPELGKVRLVDDNGEVLPEVVEIMKLAVEHRVGIGFGHTDFQELLPLAKKAKELGVRAVLDHPLLELNKLLLDEMRELADLGVYVGTYCQPMIPSLYQPVADPMETIEAIKQIGPERCIIGSDFGQVMHMDTMDGMRVFLRALLAFGISKEDIRKMLVENPAKLIWLED, from the coding sequence ATGTGTGACCTCTATGACCAGCAGGCGGCGGAACAGATCATGGTGGGACGTACCCTGACCCTGAAGCGGGTCCGGGAGCTGAATGCGAAGGACTACTTCTACCAGATGCTGAAGGACCGCCCGGAGATCCGGAGGATCTATCCCGGAATCGAGAACGAGCTCCTGGTGGGAGCCATCGACACGCACATCCACGCCTATCCGGATTTCGTCTATCGATCCCAGGACATGATCCAGGTGGCCATAGACGCGGCGAAGGCCCGCATGCGGGCCGTGGTGTTCAAGGACCATTACAACATCAGTTGCAACGCGGCATACGTGGTGCAGCGGTACATCGACGACCTGGTGGCCCGGGGGGAATTGGAGCACCGGGTGGAGGTCTACGGGGGGATGGGCACCTGCCACGGGATGAACCCGGAGTATGTGCGGATCGCCCTCCAGTACCCGAACTGCAAGATGATCTGGTTCCCCACCTTCACCTCCTACGGGTACTGGCGATCCGCGGGCCGGCCGGAGCTCGGGAAGGTGCGACTGGTGGATGACAACGGGGAGGTCCTCCCCGAGGTGGTGGAGATCATGAAGCTGGCCGTGGAGCACCGGGTGGGGATCGGCTTCGGACACACGGATTTTCAGGAGCTCCTCCCCCTCGCGAAGAAGGCCAAGGAGCTGGGCGTCCGGGCCGTCCTGGACCATCCCCTTCTGGAGCTCAACAAGCTCCTGCTGGACGAGATGCGGGAGCTGGCGGACCTGGGAGTCTACGTGGGAACCTACTGCCAGCCCATGATCCCCAGCCTGTACCAGCCCGTGGCGGATCCCATGGAGACCATCGAGGCCATCAAGCAGATCGGACCGGAGCGGTGCATCATCGGGAGCGATTTCGGGCAGGTGATGCACATGGACACCATGGACGGGATGCGGGTCTTCCTGAGAGCCCTGCTGGCCTTCGGCATCAGCAAGGAGGACATCCGGAAGATGCTGGTGGAGAACCCGGCGAAGCTGATTTGGCTGGAGGATTAA
- a CDS encoding ABC transporter permease: MPRGWRGVRMANWAGWLVFLAFLGLWEILSRRSGSLYFPPITRIVETFMAVWQARNLSAHVVPSLVRMGEGYGLAALVGTVLGIAMGHWRRLDRFVDPLVEFFRAIPPPALIPFALLTMGIGDASKVFVIAFSSLWPILLNARDGVRNVDQVMIETARMFGLSAREVVMGVVAPATMPQLFAGLRTSLGVAFITMVIAEMVGSTNGLGYFILNAQRLFAVPEMYAGILLLGLLGYLVNGAFERVEGRVLGWHRGSRAVQP; the protein is encoded by the coding sequence ATGCCGAGGGGATGGCGCGGGGTCCGGATGGCCAACTGGGCGGGATGGCTGGTTTTCCTGGCGTTTCTGGGGCTTTGGGAGATCCTTTCCCGCCGATCCGGGTCCCTGTACTTTCCCCCGATCACCCGGATCGTCGAGACCTTCATGGCCGTGTGGCAGGCCCGAAACCTCTCGGCCCACGTGGTGCCCAGCCTGGTGCGGATGGGGGAAGGGTACGGCCTCGCGGCGCTTGTGGGGACGGTCCTGGGGATTGCCATGGGGCATTGGAGACGGCTGGATCGGTTCGTGGACCCCCTCGTGGAGTTCTTCCGGGCCATCCCGCCGCCTGCGCTCATCCCCTTTGCCCTCCTCACGATGGGAATCGGAGACGCGAGCAAGGTGTTCGTGATCGCCTTCTCCAGTCTCTGGCCCATCCTCCTGAACGCCCGGGATGGGGTGCGGAACGTGGATCAGGTAATGATCGAGACCGCCAGGATGTTCGGCCTCAGCGCCCGAGAGGTGGTGATGGGGGTGGTGGCTCCGGCCACCATGCCCCAGCTCTTCGCGGGTCTCCGGACGAGTCTCGGCGTGGCCTTCATCACCATGGTGATCGCGGAGATGGTGGGAAGCACCAATGGGCTGGGGTACTTCATCCTGAATGCCCAGCGCCTGTTTGCGGTGCCGGAGATGTACGCGGGCATCCTCCTGCTGGGCCTGTTGGGATACCTGGTAAACGGCGCTTTCGAGCGGGTGGAGGGCCGCGTCCTGGGCTGGCATCGGGGATCCCGGGCGGTGCAGCCATGA
- a CDS encoding ABC transporter ATP-binding protein, which yields MSRVVLEVVDVSKEFSERQRAALQGVSFSVMEGEFVAIVGPSGCGKSTLLKCVCGLMAPSRGEIRVEGRRVTGPPPGVILVFQEYNRSLFPWLTVIQNVMLPLRKRKGLTPLDREGLALRMLAAVGLDGFGNHYPWELSGGMQQRVAIARALAFQPRILLMDEPFGSVDALTRMELEDLLLNLWTQFRFTTLLVTHDVDEAIYLADRVLVFSGSPGRVVDDVPVDLPRPRDQIATRSAAAFASLRSRIFRQIGSRRPDWVATPPGEGGPR from the coding sequence ATGAGCCGGGTCGTGCTGGAAGTGGTGGACGTGAGCAAGGAATTCTCGGAACGCCAGCGGGCGGCCCTCCAAGGGGTTTCCTTCTCCGTGATGGAAGGGGAATTCGTGGCCATCGTCGGGCCCTCGGGATGCGGGAAGTCCACCTTGCTCAAGTGCGTGTGTGGTCTTATGGCCCCGTCCCGGGGCGAGATCCGGGTGGAAGGGCGTCGGGTGACAGGGCCGCCGCCCGGAGTCATCCTGGTGTTCCAGGAGTACAACCGATCCCTGTTCCCCTGGCTCACGGTGATCCAGAACGTGATGCTCCCCCTGCGGAAGCGGAAAGGACTCACGCCCCTGGACCGGGAGGGACTGGCCCTCCGGATGCTGGCGGCGGTGGGCCTCGACGGGTTCGGGAACCACTATCCGTGGGAGCTCTCCGGGGGGATGCAGCAGCGGGTGGCCATCGCCCGGGCTCTGGCCTTTCAGCCCCGCATCCTCCTCATGGACGAACCCTTCGGCTCTGTGGATGCCCTCACGCGGATGGAGCTGGAAGATCTGTTGCTGAACCTCTGGACCCAGTTCCGGTTTACCACCCTGCTCGTCACGCACGACGTGGACGAGGCCATCTACCTCGCGGATCGAGTTCTGGTGTTCAGTGGGTCTCCGGGAAGGGTGGTGGACGACGTGCCGGTGGATCTGCCGCGACCTCGTGATCAGATCGCGACGCGGTCCGCGGCCGCGTTCGCTTCCTTGCGAAGCCGGATCTTCCGTCAGATCGGGAGCCGAAGACCGGACTGGGTGGCAACTCCGCCAGGCGAAGGAGGGCCGCGATGA
- a CDS encoding electron transfer flavoprotein subunit beta/FixA family protein — protein MRIVVCVKQVLDPELPAEEFAVDRAARRPAVENPRLVMSTFDEIALEVALQLREAAGEASVVALNLGGRSADEVLRKALAMGAQESLRVDASSLEEPDGVQTAAALAAALRGHLWPVDVVVCGRQAADTDAGQVGPLLAEMLGFPVVTNVLRARPGAPGALHVERETEEGTEVVEVQLPVLLTVTNAECNVPRMPRVRDIMAAQRKTVPTVGVGDLPPEAASPWTTLVELDLPRVEGRCQMIEGETVEAKVEALLAELERLKVV, from the coding sequence ATGCGCATCGTGGTGTGCGTGAAGCAGGTGTTGGACCCGGAGCTGCCCGCGGAGGAGTTCGCCGTTGACCGGGCGGCGAGGCGGCCCGCGGTGGAGAACCCCCGATTGGTGATGAGCACCTTCGATGAGATCGCGCTGGAAGTCGCCCTCCAGCTGCGGGAGGCGGCGGGGGAAGCCTCCGTGGTGGCTCTGAACCTGGGCGGTCGAAGCGCGGACGAGGTGCTGCGGAAGGCCCTGGCCATGGGGGCCCAGGAATCGTTGCGGGTCGATGCCTCGTCCCTGGAGGAACCGGATGGGGTCCAGACGGCCGCGGCGCTGGCGGCTGCCCTCCGGGGCCACCTGTGGCCCGTGGATGTGGTGGTCTGCGGCCGGCAGGCCGCGGACACGGACGCGGGTCAGGTGGGGCCTCTCCTCGCGGAGATGTTGGGCTTCCCCGTGGTGACCAACGTGCTCCGGGCGCGTCCGGGTGCTCCGGGTGCCCTTCACGTGGAGCGGGAGACGGAAGAGGGCACGGAGGTCGTGGAGGTGCAGCTTCCCGTCCTCCTGACGGTCACCAACGCGGAGTGCAACGTTCCCCGCATGCCGCGGGTCCGGGACATCATGGCCGCCCAGCGGAAGACGGTTCCCACCGTGGGGGTAGGGGATCTGCCCCCGGAGGCCGCGTCCCCGTGGACGACGCTCGTGGAGCTGGACCTGCCGCGGGTGGAGGGCCGGTGCCAGATGATCGAGGGAGAGACGGTGGAGGCGAAAGTGGAAGCCCTGCTGGCGGAGCTGGAGCGGCTGAAGGTGGTGTGA